In Triticum aestivum cultivar Chinese Spring chromosome 5B, IWGSC CS RefSeq v2.1, whole genome shotgun sequence, the following proteins share a genomic window:
- the LOC123117523 gene encoding protein NRT1/ PTR FAMILY 5.6, with product MRKQQGLSGGHGVDVDDEEWDKWVDDSSVDHRGRPPLRAATGSWRAAMFIILIEFSERLSYFGIATSLMIYLTKVLHQDMKVAAENSQYWMSVTTLMPLLGGFLADAYLGRFRTVLLSTVVYLLGLVLLAVAQLAPGLRPSGGSVPRVHETLFFVGIYLVSVGTGGHKPALESFGADQFDDGHAGERLQKMSYFNWWNCALCSGVLLGVTVVVYVQERLGWGAATVLLAAVMGCSLVVYLAGWRTYRYRVPQGSPLTPLLRVAVAAVMKRRLQLPADAGQLYEENDGKKRLLCHTDQLRCLDKAAIFEHGGEVWRGAWRLATVTQVEETKLVVSMVPIWVATLPFGMAAAQVSTFFIKQGMAMDRHLGPHFVLPPASVFALAAVAMIATVALVDKLLEPCLRRATGAERGISVLRRIGVGMAFAVVAMAMAAVVERRRLDSKVTMSVFWLVPQFALMGVGDGFALVGLQEYFYDQMPDTMRSLGIGLYLSVIGAGSFLSSQLIAAASRLSSHGGRRDGWFGKDLSRSRLDLFYWLLAGISAANLGFYVLVATRYSYKQQTVKAGRVGAEKDVAGINSPYNHKCVQQGSAFGV from the exons ATGAGGAAGCAGCAGGGTTTAAGCGGCGGCCATGGCGTCGACGTTGACGATGAGGAGTGGGACAAATGGGTGGATGACTCCTCCGTCGACCACCGCGGCCGCCCGCCCCTCCGCGCCGCCACCGGCTCATGGAGAGCCGCCATGTTCATCATCC TGATCGAGTTCAGTGAGCGGCTGAGCTACTTCGGCATCGCCACGAGCCTCATGATCTACCTCACCAAGGTGCTGCACCAGGACATGAAGGTCGCCGCCGAAAACTCCCAGTACTGGATGAGCGTCACCACCCTCATGCCGCTCCTCGGCGGCTTCCTCGCCGACGCCTACCTCGGCCGCTTCCGCACCGTGCTCCTCTCCACCGTTGTCTACCTCCTCGGCCTCGTCCTGCTCGCGGTGGCGCAGCTGGCGCCGGGCCTCAGGCCGAGCGGTGGCTCCGTGCCGCGGGTCCACGAGACGCTCTTCTTCGTCGGGATCTACCTCGTGTCCGTCGGCACCGGCGGCCACAAGCCGGCTCTCGAGAGCTTCGGCGCCGACCAGTTCGACGACGGCCACGCCGGCGAGCGGCTGCAGAAGATGTCCTACTTCAACTGGTGGAACTGCGCGCTCTGCTCCGGAGTGCTGCTCGGGGTCACCGTGGTTGTCTACGTCCAGGAGCGTCTCGGATGGGGCGCCGCCACCGTGCTCCTCGCCGCCGTCATGGGCTGCTCCCTCGTCGTCTACCTCGCGGGTTGGCGGACCTACCGGTACAGGGTGCCGCAGGGCAGCCCCCTGACGCCGTTGCTGCGAGTTGCCGTGGCCGCGGTCATGAAGCGGCGCCTTCAGCTGCCAGCCGACGCCGGCCAGCTGTACGAGGAGAACGACGGCAAGAAGAGGCTGCTCTGCCACACCGACCAGCTCCGGTGTCTCGACAAGGCGGCAATCTTTGAGCATGGTGGCGAGGTCTGGCGCGGGGCGTGGCGTCTGGCGACGGTGACGCAGGTGGAGGAGACGAAGCTGGTGGTGTCGATGGTGCCCATCTGGGTGGCCACGCTCCCGTTCGGCATGGCGGCGGCGCAGGTGTCCACCTTCTTCATCAAGCAGGGCATGGCCATGGACCGCCACCTCGGCCCACACTTCGTGCTCCCGCCGGCGTCCGTCTTCGCGCTGGCCGCCGTGGCCATGATCGCCACCGTGGCGCTCGTCGACAAGCTGCTCGAGCCGTGCCTACGCCGCGCGACGGGCGCCGAGCGCGGGATCAGCGTCCTCAGGCGCATCGGCGTCGGCATGGCGTTCGCCGTGGTGGCGATGGCCATGGCCGCCGTCGTAGAGCGGCGCCGCCTCGACTCCAAGGTCACCATGTCGGTGTTCTGGCTGGTGCCGCAGTTCGCGCTGATGGGCGTCGGCGACGGGTTCGCGCTGGTGGGGCTCCAGGAGTACTTCTACGACCAGATGCCGGACACGATGCGCAGCCTGGGCATCGGGCTGTACCTGAGCGTGATCGGCGCCGGGAGCTTCCTGAGCAGCCAGCTGATCGCGGCGGCGAGCCGCCTGAGCTCGCACGGCGGGCGGCGGGACGGGTGGTTCGGCAAGGACCTGAGCCGGAGCAGGCTGGACCTCTTCTACTGGCTGCTGGCCGGCATCTCCGCCGCCAACCTGGGCTTCTACGTGCTCGTTGCCACCCGGTACTCGTACAAGCAGCAGACGGTGAAGGCCGGCAGGGTCGGCGCGGAGAAGGACGTTGCCGGCATCAATAGTCCGTATAATCACAAGTGCGTACAGCAGGGGAGCGCTTTTGGTGTATGA